The Triticum aestivum cultivar Chinese Spring chromosome 3A, IWGSC CS RefSeq v2.1, whole genome shotgun sequence genome includes a region encoding these proteins:
- the LOC123063401 gene encoding disease resistance protein RGA5: MEIAMGAIGPLLPKLGELLIGELTLEKQVRKGIKSLVTELTLMHAALRKVAKVPVDQLEEGVKIWAGNIKDLSYQMEEIIDVFKVHVENGGKPTNSKNRVKKILKKVKRLFKNGKDLHRISNALEEAVQQAKKLAELRQRYEQEMRDTSVGASVDPRMMALYTDVTELVGIEETRDELINMLIEGDDWLKHPLKTVSIVGFGGLGKTTLAKSAYDQIKGRFDCYAFISVSQNPDKKKVFQNILYGLDKKKYGHIHSKEWEQNHLIDEIIEFLNGKRYLIVIDDIWDKEVWKLIKCAFSKKSPGSRLITTTRVVSVSEACCSSMDDIYKMKPLSDDVSRTLFYKRVFSQENGCPQELVQVSKDILKKCGGIPLAIISIASLLANNNQIKTKDQWYTLLNSIGRGLTEDQSLEEMKKILLFSYYDLPSYLKPCLLYLSIFPEDHEIMRDRLIWRWISEGLVYSDRQETSLYELGNSYFNELVNRSMIQPIGIDVVGNVQGCRVHDMVLDLICSLSSEENFVTILDNNRRKIPNSEIKVRRLSIQNSKIDVDTTRMEHMRSLTVFTSDVVGKVLDISSFQVLRVLDLEGCKNVSDVGYVGNLLHLRYLGLKGTHVKDLPKEIGKLQFLLILDLRGSKIEVLPSSVVQLRRLMCLYVAYDMKLPSGIGNLTSLEVLDELGLSDVDLDFVKELGRLTKLRVLRLDCDDFDESLGKALEESISNMHRLDSLDVYVSDGLINCLSEDWVPPPQLRRLAFRSTQSWFGTLPSWINPSSLPLLSYLDITLFEVRSEVIQLLGTLPALVCLQILDCSVYRKGHEVEAPVLSSGALFPCATECRFYSIGAMPSMFPRGAAPRLKHLEFTLPSKWISRENFDLGMRHLPSLERVRVRFIEEGASRQEVDDEAMAALRAAAEDHPNHPALYIW; the protein is encoded by the exons ATGGAGATCGCCATGGGGGCCATTGGCCCTCTCCTCCCGAAGCTCGGTGAGCTGCTCATCGGCGAGCTCACCTTGGAGAAACAAGTGAGGAAAGGCATCAAGTCTCTCGTGACAGAGCTGACATTGATGCATGCCGCTCTCCGCAAGGTAGCAAAAGTGCCGGTGGATCAGCTTGAAGAGGGGGTCAAGATCTGGGCTGGAAATATCAAGGATTTATCCTACCAAATGGAGGAAATCATTGATGTTTTCAAGGTCCACGTGGAGAATGGGGGCAAGCCAACCAACTCGAAGAACAGAGTTAAGAAGATACTCAAGAAGGTCAAAAGGTTATTCAAGAATGGCAAGGATCTCCATCGGATCTCTAATGCTCTAGAAGAAGCGGTCCAACAAGCTAAGAAGTTGGCGGAGCTGCGTCAAAGGTATGAGCAAGAGATGCGGGATACTAGTGTTGGTGCTAGTGTTGACCCCCGCATGATGGCCCTATACACAGATGTGACAGAGCTCGTCGGCATTGAAGAAACACGAGATGAGTTGATCAACATGTTGATTGAAGGTGATGATTGGTTGAAGCATCCATTGAAGACGGTCTCTATTGTCGGATTTGGTGGTTTGGGCAAGACAACTCTTGCCAAATCAGCATATGACCAGATCAAAGGGCGATTTGATTGTTATGCTTTTATTTCGGTTTCTCAGAATCCCGACAAGAAGAAAGTTTTCCAGAATATTCTCTATGGACTTGACAAGAAGAAGTATGGACACATTCATAGCAAAGAATGGGAACAAAATCATCTGATCGATGAAATCATCGAATTCCTTAACGGCAAGAG GTACCTCATCGTAATTGATGACATATGGGATAAAGAAGTCTGGAAATTAATCAAGTGTGCTTTCTCCAAGAAGAGTCCTGGAAGCCGACTAATCACAACAACTCGTGTTGTTAGTGTCTCTGAAGCATGTTGTTCTTCTATGGATGATATTTACAAAATGAAACCACTTTCTGACGATGTATCAAGAACACTCTTCTATAAAAGAGTATTTTCTCAAGAGAATGGGTGTCCTCAAGAATTAGTGCAAGTATCCAAAGACATTTTGAAGAAATGTGGTGGCATACCATTAGCTATTATTTCTATAGCAAGTCTCCTGGCTAATAATAATCAGATAAAAACAAAGGACCAATGGTATACTTTGCTCAATTCCATTGGCCGTGGACTCACGGAAGATCAAAGTTTGGAGGAGATGAAAAAGATATTATTATTCAGCTATTATGATCTACCCTCATATCTGAAACCTTGTTTATTATATCTTAGCATCTTCCCAGAAGATCACGAGATTATGAGAGATAGGCTGATATGGAGATGGATATCCGAAGGTCTTGTTTACAGTGATAGACAAGAAACTAGCTTATATGAGCTCGGTAATAGCTACTTCAATGAGCTAGTGAATAGAAGTATGATCCAGCCGATAGGCATTGATGTTGTAGGAAATGTACAAGGTTGCCGTGTACATGACATGGTTCTTGACCTTATATGCTCATTATCAAGTGAAGAAAACTTTGTCACAATACTAGATAACAACAGAAGAAAAATTCCTAACTCAGAGATCAAGGTTCGCAGATTGTCCATTCAAAATAGCAAGATAGATGTGGATACCACTAGGATGGAGCATATGAGATCTCTTACTGTTTTCACAAGTGATGTTGTTGGGAAAGTGTTGGATATTTCAAGTTTTCAAGTTCTGCGCGTGTTGGATTTAGAAGGCTGTAAAAATGTCTCGGATGTTGGGTATGTGGGGAATCTGTTGCATTTGAGGTACTTGGGGCTAAAAGGTACTCATGTTAAGGACCTTCCCAAGGAAATAGGGAAGCTGCAGTTTTTGCTTATCTTGGACTTAAGAGGTTCTAAGATAGAAGTACTGCCATCGAGTGTTGTTCAACTAAGACGTCTAATGTGCTTGTATGTTGCTTATGATATGAAGCTGCCATCTGGAATAGGTAACCTGACTTCCCTAGAAGTGCTAGATGAGCTGGGGTTATCTGACGTGGACCTTGATTTTGTGAAAGAATTGGGCCGTCTGACCAAGCTCAGGGTGCTCCGGCTTGACTGCGATGATTTTGATGAGAGCCTGGGTAAAGCTTTGGAGGAATCTATTAGTAATATGCACAGACTGGACAGTCTAGATGTATATGTCTCTGATGGACTCATCAATTGCCTGAGCGAAGATTGGGTGCCTCCTCCACAACTCCGTAGATTGGCTTTCCGGTCAACTCAAAGTTGGTTCGGGACATTGCCGTCATGGATTAATCCTTCATCGCTTCCTCTCCTCTCCTATCTGGATATAACGTTGTTTGAAGTGCGATCGGAGGTCATCCAGCTTCTTGGGACTCTGCCTGCTCTTGTTTGTCTTCAGATACTGGATTGTTCTGTGTACAGAAAAGGGCATGAGGTGGAAGCGCCGGTCCTTTCCTCTGGTGCGTTATTCCCATGTGCGACGGAGTGCCGCTTCTATAGTATTGGTGCCATGCCATCAATGTTTCCACGAGGAGCAGCGCCAAGGCTTAAACACCTTGAGTTCACCTTACCATCCAAGTGGATCTCCCGTGAAAACTTTGATTTGGGCATGCGGCATCTCCCTTCCCTCGAGCGAGTCAGGGTTCGTTTTATCGAGGAGGGAGCTAGCCGTCAGGAGGTGGATGATGAAGCAATGGCTGCGCTAAGGGCCGCAGCGGAGGACCACCCCAACCATCCCGCCCTTTACATCTGGTGA